The following are encoded in a window of Heterodontus francisci isolate sHetFra1 chromosome 2, sHetFra1.hap1, whole genome shotgun sequence genomic DNA:
- the LOC137380960 gene encoding putative nuclease HARBI1 produces MDLAQEEDAAQVIVKEETVETLDRLKVHKEEALDRLAVLKVDMSPGPDEMRPDGKMKRDDVGLVPGVITRRRNFTNVGSRARESRWQSRPGAYPAGRALRPRLSYLQLSERQCRRSLRLSGETVTFLCEMLAVDVSSYCIGGHPMPVALKVTIALNFYASGSFQASVADLCGVSQSAAHHCIKVVTDALFQRANHLITSKTDNTSQAERARGFSTVSGFPMVQSVIYCTHVAHRAPAGQSGAFINHKRYHSMNVQLVCDHRKRIMQVCARYPGSCHDAFILRNSQVPALFSPPDGMEGWILGDRGYPLKTWLMTPVRNPWSHAEEGAAQ; encoded by the exons atggatctggcccag gaagaagatgctgcccaagtcatcgtGAAAGAGGAGACCGTTGAGACACTAGATAGGCTAAaagttcataaagaggaggcattagataggctggctgtacttaaagttgatatgtcaccaggaccagatgagat GCGTCCAGATGGTAAAATGAAGCGCGATGACGTGGGCCTTgtccccggcgtcattacgcgCAGACGTAATTTTACCAACGTCGGAAGTCGGGC gagggagagcaggtggcagagtcgcccgGGAGCCTACCCAGCAGGAAGGGCCTTACGGCCGCGTctgagctatctgcagctgtcagagcgccagtgcagaagaagtctGCGGCTGTCAGGGGAGACTGTCACATttctttgtgagatgttggcagtggatgtttcctcatactgtatcggaggccatccaatgccggtcgctctaaaggttacaatagctcttaacttctatgcatctggctcattccaagcctcagtagcagacttgtgcggagtctcacaatcagcagcgcaccactgcatcaaggttgtgactgatgcattgttccaacgtgctaACCATTTAATCACGTCCAAGACGGACAAcactagtcaggctgagagagccagaggcttcagcactgtATCTGGGTTTCCAATGGTACAGAGCGTGAtctactgtactcatgtggcccatAGAGCCCCAGCAGGTCAGTCGGGGGCATTCATAAACCACAAGagataccattcaatgaacgttcagctcgtctgtgatcatcgtaagagaatcatgcaggtgtgtgcacgttaccctgggagttgtcatgatgccttcattctaagAAACTCCCAGGTACCTGCACTTTTCAGCCCTCCAGatggaatggagggatggatacttggcgacaggggttatcctctgaagacgtggctcatgacaccagtgaggaatccatGGAGTCATGCggaagaaggggcggcacagtga